In a genomic window of Lycium ferocissimum isolate CSIRO_LF1 chromosome 9, AGI_CSIRO_Lferr_CH_V1, whole genome shotgun sequence:
- the LOC132030255 gene encoding regulator of nonsense transcripts 1 homolog has translation MDSQANNLYETASQPDTGNDAYTFLEFNTQGEEEFDYPEFHQLSQPIRSSTSPSSTTWPTPSESPHDRTLPSSSSDVSPSSKPRGSTSKITTSSSSSSSNKAAVAVAVDALAGLNFEESVGDDEGFGVEYGKGDFGVEHACKYCGVANPACVVRCNVPSCRKWFCNSRGNTSGSHIVNHLVRAKHKEVCLHKDSPLGETILECYNCGCRNVFLLGFISAKTESVVVLLCREPCLNVNALKDMNWDLSQWCPLIDDRCFLQWLVKVPSEQEQLRARQISAQQINKIEELWKTNPDANLEDLEKPGVDDEPQPVGLKYEDAYQYQNIFAPLIKLEADYDKMMKESQSKDNLTVRWDVGLNKKRVAYFVFPKEDNELRLVPGDELRLRYSGDAAHPAWQSVGHVIKLTAQEEVALELRASQGVPVDVTHGLSVDFVWKSTSFDRMQTAMKTFAVDETSVSGYIYHHLLGHEVEMQMVRNTLPRRFGAPGLPELNASQVFAVKSVLQKPVSLIQGPPGTGKTVTSAAIVYHMAKQGQGQVLVCAPSNVAVDQLAEKISATGLKVVRLCAKSREAVSSPVEHLTLHYQVRHLDTSEKSELHKLQQLKDEQGELSSSDEKKYKALKRATEREIAQSADVICCTCVGAGDPRLANFRFRQVLIDESTQAAEPECLIPLVLGAKQIVLVGDHCQLGPVIMCKKAARAGLAQSLFERLVLLGVKPIRLQVQYRMHPALSEFPSNSFYEGTLQNGVTINERQSLGIDFPWPVPNRPMFFYVQMGQEEISASGTSYLNRTEASNVEKLVTTFLKSGVVPSQIGVITPYEGQRAYIVNYMSRNGSLRQQLYKEIEVASVDSFQGREKDYIILSCVRSNEHQGIGFLNDPRRLNVALTRARYGIVILGNPKVLSKQPLWNGLLTHYKEHECLVEGPLNNLKQSMVQFQKPKKIYNDRRLFFGSGPGIVPGDNYGPAASSNPNAARRNSRPRGSYMAPGPSNGTHRPGIYPSGYPMPRVPISPYHGGPPQPYAIPARGAIHGPVGAVSHVPQPGSRGFGAGRGNANAPIGSHLSHQQASQQPIGSHGPNFNFPALESPNTQPSVGGPVSQPGYASNMTVQGPSQTFRDGFSMGGMSQDFLGDDFKSQGSHVPYHVADFSTQASQSGYAVDYVNQGAQAGFPGNFSNQNSQAGYSRFGSGNEFMSQDYMAHGSQGLFTQAGYNNPSQDDSSQNHFGMSNANQLQSQSLLNPLYSQPFGHYNTQPLNMQSSQPQQPQAPQVQGSQNQKLHYNG, from the exons ATGGATTCTCAAGCGAACAATTTATACGAAACGGCGTCGCAACCAGATACAGGCAACGATGCGTATACATTTCTAGAATTCAACACACAAGGTGAAGAAGAATTCGATTACCCTGAATTTCACCAACTTTCACAGCCAATTCGATCATCAACATCACCATCATCGACTACGTGGCCTACACCTTCCGAATCTCCTCATGATCGTACGTTACCGTCATCTTCATCTGACGTGTCACCGTCATCTAAGCCACGTGGCAGTACTAGTAAAATTACTACTagcagtagtagtagtagtagtaataaggCGGCGGTTGCGGTGGCGGTGGATGCATTGGCGGGGTTGAATTTTGAAGAGAGTGTTGGTGATGATGAGGGTTTTGGTGTTGAGTATGGGAAAGGTGATTTTGGTGTTGAACATGCTTGTAAGTATTGTGGTGTTGCCAATCCTGCTTGTGTTGTTAGGTGTAACGTCCCGTCGTGTCGAAAATGGTTTTGTAATTCCAGAGGGAATACTTCCGGTTCGCATATTGTTAATCACTTG GTCCGAGCGAAACACAAGGAGGTATGTCTTCATAAAGATAGTCCACTGGGAGAAACAATTCTAGAGTGCTACAACTGTGGATGTCGGAACGTCTTTCTTCTTGGTTTCATCTCTGCCAAGACAGAGAGTGTCGTTGTTCTCCTCTGCAGGGAACCATGTTTAAATGTTAATGCGTTGAAGGATATGAATTGGGATCTGAGTCAGTGGTGCCCCCTTATCGATGACAGGTGTTTCTTGCAGTGGCTCGTTAAG GTCCCATCTGAGCAAGAACAGTTGCGGGCACGCCAAATCAGTGcgcaacaaataaataaaattgaagaattGTGGAAGACAAATCCTGATGCTAACCTGGAAGATCTGGAGAAGCCAGGTGTGGATGATGAACCTCAGCCTGTTGGCTTGAAGTATGAAGATGCGTATCAG TATCAAAACATATTTGCACCGCTGATCAAGCTTGAAGCTGActatgataag ATGATGAAAGAGTCTCAAAGTAAAGATAACTTGACTGTTCGATGGGATGTTGGTCTCAACAAGAAACGCGTTGCATATTTTGTTTTCCCGAAG GAAGACAATGAGTTACGTCTTGTACCTGGTGACGAGCTACGACTGCGTTATTCAGGGGATGCAGCTCATCCAGCTTGGCAGTCAGTGGGGCATGTG ATAAAATTAACTGCTCAAGAAGAGGTTGCCCTTGAGCTTCGTGCCAGTCAG GGAGTTCCGGTTGATGTGACCCATGGGCTCAGTGTTGACTTTGTTTGGAAGAGTACGAGCTTTGATAGGATGCAGACTGCAATGAAAACTTTTGCTGTGGATGAGACAAGTGTCAGTGG GTATATTTACCATCACCTGTTAGGTCACGAAGTTGAGATGCAGATGGTCCGGAATACACTTCCTCGCCGTTTTGGTGCTCCTGGTCTTCCAGAGCTTAACGCGTCTCAG GTTTTTGCTGTAAAAAGTGTTCTCCAAAAACCCGTCAGTTTAATTCAAGGTCCGCCTGGTACGGGAAAAACTGTCACTTCCGCTGCCATCGTGTATCACATGGCCAAGCAAGGCCAGGGTCAA GTTTTGGTGTGTGCACCCAGTAACGTGGCTGTGGACCAATTAgcagagaaaataagtgctacTGGTCTGAAG GTTGTCAGGCTTTGTGCTAAGTCGAGAGAAGCTGTCAGTTCTCCTGTTGAGCATCTAACCCTTCACTATCAG GTTCGTCATCTTGACACATCTGAGAAGAGTGAACTTCACAAGTTACAACAACTGAAGGATGAACAAG GAGAACTCTCCAGCAGTGATGAGAAGAAATATAAAGCTCTGAAGCGGGCAACAGAGAGGGAAATTGCTCAAAGCGCTGATGTGATTTGTTGCACTTGTGTTGGTGCTGGAGACCCTAGATTGGCAAATTTCAGATTCCGTCAG GTGCTCATTGATGAGTCCACTCAAGCAGCTGAACCTGAATGCCTTATTCCTTTGGTTCTTGGAGCGAAGCAG ATCGTCCTTGTTGGTGATCACTGCCAGCTTGGACCTGTCATTATGTGCAAGAAAGCTGCACGTGCTGGACTTGCTCAATCCCTGTTTGAACGCCTTGTGCTGCTGGGTGTGAAGCCAATTAGGTTGCAG GTACAATACCGTATGCATCCTGCACTATCAGAGTTCCCCTCAAATAGTTTCTACGAAGGTACTCTTCAAAATGGTGTAACCATCAACGAGAGACAATCTTTAGGCATTGATTTTCCTTGGCCTGTACCAAACCGGCCCATGTTCTTTTATGTCCAG ATGGGACAAGAGGAGATCAGTGCTAGTGGAACTTCCTATCTAAATAGAACTGAAGCTTCCAACGTTGAGAAGCTAGTGACTACGTTCCTCAAAAGTGGTGTAGTCCCTAGTCAG ATTGGAGTTATAACACCATATGAGGGTCAACGAGCATATATTGTAAATTACATGTCTAGAAATGGTTCTTTAAGGCAGCAACTTTACAAGGAAATTGAG GTTGCAAGTGTAGATTCATTTCAAGGAAGGGAAAAAGATTATATCATCTTGTCTTGTGTCAGGAGCAATGAACATCAG GGCATCGGGTTTCTTAATGATCCTCGTAGGCTTAATGTTGCTCTTACACGTGCTCGTTATGGAATAGTTATCCTAGGAAATCCCAAAGTGTTGAGCAAGCAGCCTCTCTGGAATGGCTTATTGACACACTACAAG GAGCATGAATGCTTGGTAGAAGGTCCTTTAAACAACTTAAAGCAAAGCATGGTTCAATTTCAGAAGCCAAAAAAG ATCTACAATGATCGCAGGCTTTTCTTTGGTAGTGGACCTGGAATTGTTCCCGGTGATAATTATGGACCTGCTGCCTCGTCAAACCCCAATGCTGCCAGGCGAAATAGTCGACCAAGGG GTTCTTACATGGCACCTGGTCCATCCAATGGTACTCACAGACCTGGTATCTATCCTTCTGGTTATCCAATGCCTCGAGTTCCCATCTCCCCTTACCATGGTGGCCCTCCCCAACCGTATGCTATTCCTGCTCGTGGTGCTATACACGGACCTGTAGGAGCTGTATCTCATGTTCCACAGCCAGGTAGCCGGGGCTTTGGGGCCGGGCGTGGGAATGCCAATGCTCCAATTGGTAGCCATCTTTCTCACCAGCAAGCCTCTCAGCAACCTATTGGGAGTCATGGACCTAACTTCAACTTTCCTGCACTTGAAAGTCCAAACACTCAGCCGTCTGTGGGAGGACCTGTATCTCAGCCTGGATATGCTTCTAAT ATGACCGTTCAAGGACCAAGCCAGACATTTCGTGATGGATTTTCAATGGGCGGCATGTCACAG GACTTCTTGGGCGATGATTTCAAGAGCCAGGGATCCCATGTTCCATATCATGTTGCTGACTTCTCTACACAG GCTTCACAGAGTGGATATGCTGTTGATTATGTAAACCAGGGAGCACAGGCTGGTTTTCCAGGGAATTTTTCGAACCAGAATTCACAAGCTGGATACTCACGTTTTGGTTCAGGAAATGAATTTATGTCACAG GATTACATGGCTCATGGATCCCAAGGTCTCTTCACACAAGCTGGATACAATAACCCATCACAAGATGACAGTTCACAGAACCATTTTGGCATGTCCAATGCAAATCAACTTCAGTCTCAG AGTCTGCTCAATCCACTGTACTCCCAGCCTTTTGGACACTACAATACCCAACCGTTGAATATGCAAAGTTCCCAACCTCAACAGCCACAAGCCCCACAAGTCCAAGGCTCTCAAAATCAGAAACTCCATTACAATGGTTGA
- the LOC132030254 gene encoding putative cytochrome c oxidase subunit 6b-like isoform X2, whose translation MSSAIDPHNKMRARDVNKVATGQQAPRPVHEPGTVSKSPPPSSTDHQFDTEEKAKANAIADEIRHCYARFRHYHKCIEEKGSMYSECEKIGKAYKSSCPSEWIEKWHEENVVRIR comes from the exons atgtcATCAGCTATAGATCCACATAACAAGATGAGGGCTAGAGATGTTAACAAAGTGGCAACAGGACAACAAGCACCTAGGCCAGTTCATGAACCAGGCACTGTATCTAAATCTCCTCCTCCTTCCTCTACTGACCACCAG TTTGACACGGAAGAGAAGGCTAAAGCTAATGCCATTGCTGATGAGATCCGCCATTGTTATGCTCGTTTCCGCCACTACCACAA GTGCATTGAAGAGAAGGGCAGCATGTACTCGGAGTGCGAGAAGATTGGAAAGGCTTACAAATCATCTTGTCCTTCAGAATGG ATAGAGAAGTGGCATGAAGAGAACGTGGTTAGAATTCGATAG
- the LOC132030254 gene encoding putative cytochrome c oxidase subunit 6b-like isoform X1, with amino-acid sequence MSSAIDPHNKMRARDVNKVATGQQAPRPVHEPGTVSKSPPPSSTDHQFDTEEKAKANAIADEIRHCYARFRHYHKCIEEKGSMYSECEKIGKAYKSSCPSEWVCKCCNLMRIYISCLRVLHIYMFKGLSGVEICKDCNTVQAVVIHGL; translated from the exons atgtcATCAGCTATAGATCCACATAACAAGATGAGGGCTAGAGATGTTAACAAAGTGGCAACAGGACAACAAGCACCTAGGCCAGTTCATGAACCAGGCACTGTATCTAAATCTCCTCCTCCTTCCTCTACTGACCACCAG TTTGACACGGAAGAGAAGGCTAAAGCTAATGCCATTGCTGATGAGATCCGCCATTGTTATGCTCGTTTCCGCCACTACCACAA GTGCATTGAAGAGAAGGGCAGCATGTACTCGGAGTGCGAGAAGATTGGAAAGGCTTACAAATCATCTTGTCCTTCAGAATGGGTATGTAAATGCTGTAATCTTATGAGAATTTATATATCTTGTCTACgtgttttacatatatatatgtttaagggATTGTCTGGTGTAGAAATATGCAAGGATTGTAATACAGTGCAAGCGGTAGTAATACATGGATTATAA